Proteins from a single region of Pseudarthrobacter sp. NIBRBAC000502772:
- a CDS encoding TadE/TadG family type IV pilus assembly protein produces the protein MRWLNLTSKVDGKGPEQVHGKERGAAAVLVAISMVVLLGFGALAVDVGAMYAEKAQLQNGADATALAIAGDCAKGLNCAAAMTDSDNRLADDNANDASSGVFSVTQPNTNTVRVETNAQAPGSTDDSFALYFARVLGHESSVIHARAEATWGTPSVAKTLPWTISECVFKQFLSPSQLAEFNSTQTFTGLPVPTRILFRYDNNVPTYPGCAADNGYAPGGFGWLDTDSGCTTDIDVANSEVGSNPGNDLPNVCHDMPATIKDSPVLIPVFTDATQNGQKTQYELAGFLAFQVTGFKFGGGPALTDLDPLAPNCPGGNCRGIQGYFTRFVSLEEGLSLSGGIPNYGASVIALSE, from the coding sequence GGAGCGAGGGGCCGCTGCGGTACTCGTTGCAATCTCTATGGTGGTTCTACTGGGCTTCGGCGCGCTGGCGGTAGACGTCGGAGCCATGTATGCAGAGAAAGCTCAGTTGCAGAACGGAGCAGACGCGACTGCCCTCGCCATTGCAGGCGATTGCGCAAAAGGTCTTAACTGTGCCGCGGCAATGACTGACTCTGATAACCGGCTCGCTGACGACAACGCTAACGATGCCTCCAGCGGGGTTTTCTCGGTTACCCAACCAAATACCAACACTGTTCGCGTTGAGACCAACGCCCAAGCACCGGGTTCCACGGACGATAGCTTCGCCTTGTACTTTGCCCGGGTCTTGGGCCATGAGAGCAGCGTCATTCACGCCAGAGCTGAGGCCACCTGGGGCACTCCTTCAGTAGCGAAGACTTTGCCCTGGACAATCAGCGAGTGCGTGTTCAAGCAGTTTCTGTCGCCCTCGCAGCTTGCCGAATTCAACTCAACGCAGACCTTTACAGGTCTGCCTGTTCCCACTCGCATTCTTTTCCGCTATGACAACAATGTGCCAACGTACCCGGGCTGCGCTGCGGATAACGGCTATGCCCCTGGTGGGTTTGGCTGGTTGGACACCGACAGTGGCTGCACAACCGACATCGACGTGGCCAACAGCGAAGTGGGCAGCAACCCTGGCAACGACCTACCGAATGTCTGCCATGACATGCCGGCGACGATCAAAGACTCACCGGTCCTCATTCCGGTGTTCACCGATGCCACCCAGAATGGCCAGAAGACGCAGTACGAATTGGCTGGCTTTCTCGCGTTCCAAGTAACCGGCTTTAAGTTCGGCGGTGGTCCTGCGCTCACAGACCTCGACCCCCTCGCGCCCAACTGCCCTGGTGGCAACTGCCGCGGCATACAGGGCTATTTCACCCGCTTCGTCTCTCTAGAAGAGGGACTGTCTCTGTCTGGCGGGATACCTAATTACGGAGCGTCCGTAATTGCACTTTCGGAATGA